One part of the Verrucomicrobiota bacterium genome encodes these proteins:
- the puuE gene encoding allantoinase PuuE has translation MPPQNGYPRDLIGYGRKPVFADWPGQARVAVQFVLNYEEGGENCVLHGDSVSERFLSEIVGAEAYPARHLSMESIYEYGSRAGVWRILREFETRRLPLTIFGVSMALERNPEVTNAFVELGHEIACHGWRWIHYQNVDEDTERDHMRIGIEIIERLTGVYPLGWYTGRDSPNTRRLLVERGGFLYDSDYYGDDLPFWMQVAVSNGDIRPHLVVPYTLDTNDMRFATPQGFNTGDHFFAYLRDAFDVLYDEGSEMPKMMSIGMHCRLLGRPGRFRAIQRFLDHIEKHDRVWVPRRVDIARHWQKRHPYKVGNV, from the coding sequence ATGCCTCCTCAAAATGGGTATCCACGCGATTTGATCGGGTACGGCCGGAAGCCGGTGTTTGCCGACTGGCCGGGACAGGCGCGCGTGGCTGTGCAGTTTGTCCTGAACTACGAGGAGGGCGGTGAAAACTGCGTGCTGCATGGCGATTCGGTATCGGAGCGATTTCTTTCGGAGATTGTCGGCGCTGAAGCCTATCCGGCTCGCCACCTGAGCATGGAATCCATCTACGAATACGGATCGCGCGCGGGAGTCTGGCGAATTCTCCGCGAATTTGAGACGCGCCGGTTGCCTTTGACCATCTTTGGCGTGTCCATGGCGCTCGAGCGTAATCCCGAGGTCACCAATGCATTCGTCGAACTGGGTCATGAAATCGCGTGTCACGGCTGGCGTTGGATCCATTACCAGAACGTCGATGAAGACACCGAACGCGACCACATGCGTATCGGCATCGAGATCATCGAGCGTCTGACGGGCGTTTATCCCCTCGGCTGGTACACCGGGAGGGATAGTCCTAACACGCGCCGCCTCCTTGTCGAACGGGGCGGCTTCTTGTACGACTCGGATTACTACGGCGATGACCTCCCCTTCTGGATGCAGGTTGCAGTCAGTAATGGCGATATCAGGCCGCACCTGGTCGTGCCTTATACGCTTGACACCAACGACATGCGGTTTGCCACCCCGCAAGGTTTCAACACGGGAGACCATTTCTTCGCCTATTTGCGAGATGCCTTTGACGTCTTGTATGATGAAGGTTCGGAAATGCCCAAAATGATGTCGATCGGCATGCATTGCCGGTTGCTCGGCCGCCCGGGGCGATTTCGCGCGATCCAGCGTTTCCTGGATCACATCGAGAAACATGACCGCGTATGGGTGCCGCGCCGCGTTGATATCGCTCGGCACTGGCAGAAACGGCACCCGTATAAGGTGGGCAATGTATAA
- a CDS encoding SDR family NAD(P)-dependent oxidoreductase has protein sequence MAELNGTVAVVTGAGRGIGREIALHQAQGGAKVAVLARTAREIEETASLINGEGGRAIAVPVDLVDRLGVEDALGRVAAELGAIDLLVNNHGSFRAFGPIWECDPEDWWRDVEINLRGTFHTCRVAAPAMLARGKGRIVNLVGGGTGNSFPHGSGYASSKAAIMRFTECLNDTTKDRGVLAFAVDPGLVRTSMTEMQLFSEAGKTYLPDIQGLFDNGVNIPPSRAAALIADIAAGRFDRLAGRMLRGVDDRELLEREMDAIVARDARALRFSGVEQAKL, from the coding sequence ATGGCTGAGCTGAATGGTACCGTCGCCGTGGTCACCGGCGCAGGACGGGGGATCGGGCGTGAGATCGCGCTGCATCAGGCGCAGGGCGGCGCCAAGGTCGCCGTCCTGGCGCGAACGGCACGCGAGATCGAGGAAACGGCGTCGCTCATCAACGGGGAAGGCGGAAGAGCGATCGCCGTCCCGGTCGATTTGGTCGATCGCCTCGGGGTTGAGGATGCGCTTGGCCGGGTTGCGGCCGAGCTCGGCGCGATCGACTTGCTCGTCAACAATCATGGCTCCTTCCGGGCCTTCGGTCCCATCTGGGAATGCGATCCGGAGGACTGGTGGCGGGACGTCGAGATCAATCTGCGTGGCACCTTCCACACCTGTCGCGTGGCCGCACCGGCCATGCTTGCCCGCGGCAAGGGCCGCATCGTCAACCTGGTCGGCGGCGGAACGGGCAACAGCTTCCCGCACGGGTCGGGCTATGCGTCCAGCAAGGCGGCGATCATGCGTTTCACCGAATGCCTCAACGACACGACCAAAGACCGCGGCGTGCTGGCTTTCGCCGTCGATCCGGGACTGGTGCGGACGTCGATGACTGAGATGCAACTCTTCTCCGAAGCCGGTAAGACCTATCTGCCTGACATTCAGGGCCTCTTTGACAACGGAGTGAACATTCCGCCCTCGCGGGCCGCCGCGCTGATTGCCGATATTGCCGCCGGCCGCTTCGACCGGCTTGCCGGGCGGATGCTGCGCGGCGTCGATGACCGCGAACTTCTTGAGCGGGAGATGGACGCGATCGTTGCCCGAGACGCGCGCGCCCTGCGTTTCAGCGGCGTCGAGCAGGCAAAGCTGTAA